A window of Mycolicibacterium fluoranthenivorans contains these coding sequences:
- the panD gene encoding aspartate 1-decarboxylase, producing MFRTMLGGKVHRATVTQADLHYVGSITIDQDLMRAADILEGEQVDVVDITNGARLTTYAITGAAGSGVIGINGAAAHLINPGDLVIIMSFQMLDDREIADHAPRVVHVDEGNRIVALGSDPSEPVPGAINQMAGA from the coding sequence ATGTTCCGAACCATGCTGGGGGGCAAGGTGCACCGCGCCACCGTCACCCAGGCCGATCTGCACTACGTAGGATCGATCACCATCGACCAAGACCTGATGCGAGCCGCCGATATCCTCGAGGGCGAGCAGGTCGACGTCGTGGACATCACCAACGGTGCGCGCCTGACCACGTACGCGATCACGGGGGCGGCCGGCTCCGGGGTGATCGGGATCAATGGGGCGGCAGCGCATTTGATCAATCCGGGCGACCTGGTCATCATCATGTCCTTCCAGATGCTGGACGACCGGGAGATCGCCGATCACGCACCCCGGGTGGTGCACGTCGATGAGGGCAATCGCATCGTGGCCCTGGGCTCCGACCCGTCCGAGCCGGTGCCCGGTGCGATCAATCAGATGGCGGGAGCCTGA
- a CDS encoding ABC transporter ATP-binding protein, with protein MSAAGEALTVSEDKQILPVATGRETWIWLRRELRSRTAALSATILVGVVAAGAAVLPVYVLGVLVDRIIDGSPSSVIITVALVLGAAALVGGAATGWSNYLIGRLGALMLADLRETGVNRALTLPSTTVERVGRGDLLSRVSTDVATIAKAVTDVFPTMFSALMLAALTLVSMLGLDWRLALAGAVSIPFYLLALRWYLPRSAPRYAQERRVIAERSQVLMESMLGAPTVHAYHAHTVHQDGIEDASARVRDISIGVFTFFTRFVGRINRAEFIGLSVILVAGYWLVQHGSVTVGQTTAAALLFHRLFGPISMLLFTVDEAQDAGASLARLVGLVSIPQPPAVEHPSRAPRDTALDLTDLEFSYDGEHPVLHRVTVRVEPGQRVALVGSTGAGKSTVAGIAAGVLTPQHGSVRIGGTPLADLTPEQRRKHVAIISQDVHVFAGTLADDLRLAKPDATDAEVLAALDTVGAGDWVAALEDGVQTVVGEGGHELTSAQAQQLALARLLLLDPAVAILDEATAEAGSLGARDLERAAAAVTEGRTTLVVAHRLTQAATADRIVVMAHGDIIEEGTHAELISAQGRYAQLWRAWAAHHTDAERTDA; from the coding sequence ATGAGCGCCGCCGGCGAGGCGCTGACCGTCTCCGAGGACAAGCAGATCCTCCCCGTCGCGACCGGCCGCGAGACCTGGATCTGGCTGCGCCGTGAATTGCGTTCGCGCACCGCAGCATTGAGCGCCACCATCCTGGTCGGCGTCGTGGCGGCCGGGGCCGCGGTACTCCCGGTCTATGTACTCGGGGTACTCGTCGACCGGATCATCGACGGATCGCCGTCGTCGGTCATCATCACCGTCGCGCTGGTACTCGGAGCTGCCGCACTGGTGGGCGGCGCCGCCACCGGATGGTCGAACTATCTGATCGGCCGTCTCGGTGCGCTGATGCTCGCCGATCTGCGGGAAACCGGGGTGAACCGCGCGCTGACCCTGCCGAGCACGACCGTGGAACGAGTCGGGCGGGGCGACCTGCTGTCCCGGGTGAGCACGGATGTGGCGACCATCGCCAAAGCGGTGACGGACGTGTTCCCGACGATGTTCTCCGCGCTCATGCTGGCAGCGCTGACCTTGGTGTCGATGCTGGGCCTGGACTGGCGTCTCGCTCTGGCCGGCGCGGTCTCCATCCCGTTCTACCTGCTGGCGCTGCGCTGGTATCTGCCGCGCTCCGCGCCGCGATACGCACAGGAGCGCCGGGTGATCGCGGAGCGGTCGCAGGTGTTGATGGAGAGCATGCTGGGCGCTCCCACCGTGCACGCCTACCACGCCCACACCGTCCATCAGGACGGTATCGAGGATGCCTCGGCCCGGGTCCGGGATATCTCGATCGGCGTCTTCACGTTCTTCACCCGATTCGTGGGACGGATCAATCGCGCCGAGTTCATCGGTCTCTCGGTGATCCTGGTGGCCGGCTACTGGCTGGTGCAGCACGGGTCGGTCACCGTCGGACAGACCACCGCGGCGGCCCTGCTGTTCCACCGGCTCTTCGGACCGATCAGCATGCTGCTGTTCACCGTCGACGAGGCCCAGGACGCCGGGGCCAGTCTGGCCCGCCTGGTCGGCCTGGTGAGCATCCCGCAACCACCGGCTGTCGAACATCCCAGCCGCGCACCGCGAGATACCGCGCTGGATCTGACCGATCTCGAATTCAGCTATGACGGTGAGCATCCGGTCCTGCACCGGGTGACCGTGCGAGTGGAGCCCGGGCAGCGGGTGGCACTGGTCGGATCGACCGGTGCCGGCAAGTCGACCGTCGCCGGCATCGCCGCGGGAGTGCTCACCCCGCAACACGGCAGCGTGCGCATCGGTGGCACCCCGCTAGCCGACCTCACCCCCGAGCAGCGGCGCAAGCATGTCGCGATCATCAGCCAGGACGTGCATGTGTTCGCGGGCACGCTGGCCGACGACCTTCGGCTGGCCAAGCCCGACGCCACCGACGCCGAAGTGCTTGCGGCGCTGGATACCGTCGGCGCAGGGGACTGGGTCGCCGCGCTCGAAGACGGTGTGCAGACGGTGGTGGGCGAGGGTGGGCATGAGCTGACCTCGGCCCAGGCGCAACAACTGGCGCTGGCACGGCTGCTGCTTCTCGATCCGGCGGTCGCCATCCTGGACGAGGCCACCGCCGAGGCGGGCAGCCTGGGCGCACGCGACCTGGAACGCGCCGCGGCAGCCGTCACCGAGGGGCGCACCACACTCGTCGTCGCCCACCGTCTCACGCAGGCGGCCACCGCCGATCGGATCGTGGTGATGGCGCACGGCGACATCATCGAAGAGGGGACCCACGCCGAGCTGATCTCGGCGCAGGGTCGGTACGCCCAGCTGTGGCGTGCCTGGGCGGCGCATCACACGGATGCGGAGAGGACGGACGCGTGA
- a CDS encoding MbtH family protein: MSGNPFDDETATFYVLVNDEEQHSLWPTFKQVPGGWTIAFGADGQTGRQACLDYVEQNWTDMRPKSLRLRMAAAGGPALGDGSS; encoded by the coding sequence GTGTCGGGCAACCCCTTTGACGACGAGACCGCGACGTTCTACGTGCTGGTCAACGACGAGGAGCAACATTCGTTGTGGCCCACGTTCAAGCAGGTGCCGGGTGGATGGACCATCGCCTTCGGCGCCGATGGCCAGACCGGCCGCCAGGCGTGTCTGGATTACGTCGAGCAGAACTGGACGGACATGCGGCCCAAAAGCCTTCGGCTGCGGATGGCTGCCGCGGGCGGCCCGGCGCTGGGTGACGGCTCATCGTAA
- a CDS encoding lysine N(6)-hydroxylase/L-ornithine N(5)-oxygenase family protein, with the protein MSFSSGNGDSGNAIDRVLDVVGVGFGPSNLGLAIAIEEHNHDRGPNPAIAAEFIEAKPEFGWHTGMLIPGTTMQISFLKDLASQRNVRSRYTFLSYLTDRGRLSDFINHQTFFPTRLEFHDYLEWAAARVAATVHYGTRAVAVRDEGDWLAVDVVRDGQSSTLRARAVVLAGGLRAQLPIGVTETARQFHNHELLSKLPKVPSTTNHRFVVVGAGQSAAEVTDYLHVTYPDAEVHGVFAKYGYSPADDSPYANRVFDPAAVDDFYTAAPTVRQRLMDYHRATNYSCVDLPLIEELYTREYAERVAGKRRLFFRGASSVQGAVEHDTGVRVTIEHHPTRTVEVLDCDAVVYATGFIPMPLPELLGDLYEAGEFGVDLPELTRDYRLRTSRDISGAIYLQGGTEHTHGLSSSLLSNVAVRSGEIVESIARRVEAGRRTHELVGGH; encoded by the coding sequence ATGTCCTTCAGTTCCGGAAATGGCGATTCTGGCAACGCGATAGACCGCGTGCTCGACGTTGTCGGCGTGGGCTTTGGCCCGTCGAACCTCGGTCTGGCAATTGCGATCGAGGAACACAACCACGACCGGGGACCCAATCCGGCCATCGCCGCCGAGTTCATCGAGGCGAAGCCGGAATTCGGCTGGCACACAGGCATGCTCATTCCCGGCACGACGATGCAGATCTCGTTCCTGAAGGACTTGGCCAGCCAGCGCAACGTGCGCAGCCGGTACACCTTCCTGAGCTATCTGACCGACCGTGGCCGACTCAGTGACTTCATCAATCACCAGACGTTCTTCCCGACCCGGCTCGAGTTCCACGACTACCTGGAGTGGGCGGCGGCGCGGGTCGCAGCCACGGTGCACTACGGCACCCGCGCGGTGGCGGTGCGTGACGAGGGAGACTGGCTCGCCGTCGATGTCGTACGCGATGGTCAGTCATCCACGCTGCGGGCCCGCGCCGTGGTGCTCGCGGGCGGGCTGCGGGCGCAGTTGCCGATCGGGGTCACCGAGACTGCGCGGCAGTTCCACAATCACGAGCTACTGAGCAAGCTGCCGAAGGTGCCGTCGACGACCAATCACCGGTTCGTCGTGGTGGGGGCCGGCCAGAGCGCGGCCGAGGTCACCGACTATCTGCACGTCACCTACCCCGATGCGGAGGTGCACGGGGTATTCGCCAAGTACGGTTACAGCCCGGCGGACGACAGTCCGTACGCCAACCGCGTTTTCGATCCCGCCGCGGTCGACGATTTCTACACGGCCGCGCCGACGGTCCGGCAGCGGCTGATGGACTACCACCGGGCCACCAACTACTCGTGCGTGGATCTGCCGCTCATCGAGGAGCTCTACACCCGCGAGTACGCCGAGCGGGTCGCGGGTAAGCGCCGGCTCTTCTTTCGCGGTGCGTCGAGCGTGCAGGGCGCCGTGGAGCACGACACCGGTGTCCGGGTGACGATCGAGCATCACCCCACTCGCACGGTAGAGGTGTTGGACTGCGATGCGGTGGTCTACGCGACCGGCTTCATCCCGATGCCGTTGCCGGAGCTACTCGGCGACCTGTACGAGGCGGGCGAATTCGGGGTGGATCTGCCCGAACTGACCCGCGACTACCGGTTGCGGACGTCCCGGGACATCTCCGGCGCCATTTACCTGCAGGGCGGCACCGAGCACACGCACGGACTGAGTTCATCGCTGCTGTCGAATGTGGCGGTCCGCAGCGGTGAGATCGTCGAGTCCATCGCGCGCCGCGTGGAGGCCGGTCGGCGTACCCACGAATTGGTCGGAGGTCACTGA
- a CDS encoding iron-siderophore ABC transporter substrate-binding protein — translation MSLTNLGMVFRRTTIMLAAAALGTGLLVGCGGSTAKNENAASSTTAAAESVSIAHKFGETKVPANPQRVVTVGWNDQDDVLALGVVPVGTRSFFDNYNNFPWVKEATGGKGVPVIPGDEINYEAIAKAKPDVIFAIYETIDKKTYDQLSQIAPTVVQSDKYADEETPWDVQLLTIGKALGKETRAQALVDKVKVKIDETKTAHPEFADKTLVADYTTELNSQYLLPAGDPRRQLFDALGFKAQQDSGDVSDEKLSLLEGDVLFVNGLSKEQVAGSPAFSRLKVVQDGRTLYAGSDSTLSGALTYSGPEALLYALNVLTPQLSNALTGKPVTDLSNS, via the coding sequence ATGTCGCTTACAAACCTCGGAATGGTCTTCCGGCGTACCACGATCATGTTGGCCGCTGCGGCGCTCGGCACCGGCCTCTTGGTCGGCTGCGGCGGGTCGACCGCAAAGAACGAGAACGCCGCCTCCAGCACCACGGCGGCTGCGGAATCCGTCTCCATCGCACATAAATTCGGCGAAACCAAGGTTCCCGCCAACCCCCAGCGGGTGGTCACGGTGGGCTGGAACGACCAGGACGATGTGCTCGCCCTGGGTGTCGTGCCGGTGGGTACCCGCAGCTTCTTCGACAACTACAACAACTTCCCGTGGGTGAAGGAGGCCACCGGCGGTAAGGGTGTGCCCGTCATCCCAGGCGACGAGATCAACTACGAGGCCATTGCCAAGGCAAAGCCGGACGTCATCTTCGCCATCTACGAGACCATCGACAAGAAGACCTACGACCAGTTGTCGCAGATTGCGCCGACCGTGGTCCAATCCGACAAGTACGCCGACGAGGAAACCCCCTGGGACGTCCAGCTTCTGACGATCGGCAAGGCCCTGGGCAAGGAGACACGAGCCCAAGCCCTCGTCGACAAGGTCAAGGTGAAGATCGACGAGACCAAGACCGCGCACCCCGAGTTCGCCGACAAGACTCTGGTCGCCGACTACACCACCGAATTGAACTCGCAGTACCTGCTCCCCGCCGGCGATCCGCGTCGTCAGTTGTTCGACGCGCTGGGCTTCAAGGCCCAGCAGGACTCCGGTGACGTGTCGGACGAGAAACTGTCCCTGCTGGAGGGTGACGTGCTGTTCGTCAACGGTCTCTCCAAGGAGCAGGTCGCAGGATCTCCGGCGTTCTCCCGGCTGAAGGTCGTGCAGGACGGCCGCACGCTGTATGCCGGTTCGGACTCCACGCTGAGTGGCGCGCTGACCTACAGCGGACCCGAAGCGCTGCTGTACGCGCTGAACGTGCTGACCCCGCAGCTGAGCAATGCGCTGACGGGCAAGCCGGTCACCGACCTGTCGAATTCTTAA
- a CDS encoding methionyl-tRNA formyltransferase: protein MRVAMFGYQTWGHKTLEALIKSPHEVVLVVTHPPSDQPYESIWADSVEDLARDHGIPVCLAQRPDDALIERVRSAQPDIMVANNWRTWLPRELFDLPPHGTLNLHDSMLPRFTGFSPVIWAMISGANEVGLTAHRMDDDLDTGDIVLQRAIPIGPADTGTELVRATIDLIPEVLIESLDLIERGAATWTPQNLDERTFFHKRSARDSLIDWRWSAAELDRFVRALSDPYPNAVTYYRGERIRILKAAVSRYRYGGTPGRVFIAEGDGMVIVTGAEAHRGQEPGLVIHRVRLDDGTELPALEYFGRGGGYLTDRP, encoded by the coding sequence ATGCGGGTAGCAATGTTCGGGTACCAGACCTGGGGACACAAGACCCTGGAGGCACTCATCAAATCACCTCACGAAGTCGTGCTGGTCGTCACCCACCCGCCGAGTGATCAGCCCTACGAATCGATTTGGGCGGATTCCGTCGAAGATCTGGCCCGTGACCACGGCATTCCGGTGTGTTTGGCCCAACGACCCGATGATGCCCTGATCGAGCGGGTCCGCAGCGCACAGCCCGACATCATGGTGGCCAACAACTGGCGGACCTGGCTGCCCCGCGAGTTGTTCGACCTACCACCGCACGGCACGCTCAACCTGCATGATTCGATGCTGCCCCGGTTCACCGGATTCTCGCCGGTGATCTGGGCAATGATCAGTGGTGCCAACGAGGTTGGACTGACGGCGCACCGGATGGACGATGACCTGGACACCGGCGATATCGTGCTGCAACGCGCCATCCCGATCGGTCCTGCGGACACCGGAACCGAGTTGGTGCGCGCCACCATCGACCTCATTCCCGAGGTGCTGATCGAGTCCCTCGACCTCATCGAGCGCGGGGCGGCCACCTGGACACCCCAGAACCTCGATGAGCGCACGTTCTTCCACAAACGCTCGGCACGCGACAGTCTCATCGACTGGCGTTGGTCCGCAGCGGAATTGGACCGGTTCGTGCGCGCCTTGTCCGACCCTTATCCGAATGCGGTCACCTACTACCGCGGTGAACGAATCCGGATCCTCAAGGCCGCGGTATCGCGTTACCGATACGGAGGCACACCGGGTCGCGTCTTCATCGCCGAAGGTGACGGCATGGTGATCGTCACCGGAGCCGAGGCCCACCGCGGACAGGAGCCCGGCCTGGTGATCCACCGGGTTCGCCTGGACGACGGTACCGAGCTGCCCGCCCTGGAGTACTTCGGCCGCGGCGGCGGGTACCTGACCGATCGTCCGTGA
- a CDS encoding ABC transporter ATP-binding protein has translation MHEAQRTRTGLAILWRTVTRNARLLTSGSLLICVHQLCEAMVPVLIGVLIDRAVKPGDATQLLLWIGVLAALFVALTSAYRLGARHLMRAIATEGHQLRVDLAARILHPQRLRTTQRTGELLSIASTDADNTSYLLDYIPRIAGAITAIVVCATVLLTIDVPLGLAVLLGTPVILFVLHFGGPVITRRVADQQELAGEATAMSADLIAGLRPLRGIGAEPAAAQRYRTVSRDALAASIRAARTQGVYLGFSTALSALLAVGIAVLAGWFALRGDITVGQLITVIGLAQFLLEPFGTMAEVPSWIAEARASAERVGWIENAPLTLSPGVGTLGAGPHGIVLDGVRYGTLQEITLPVEPGQLVGVVTTRASDAEAIVAVLSGQLARDDYAGAIRLGGTALEELDLAEARRVLLVEPHKADLFTGSLRTNLVIEGAGAPRLEKALQASSAVDVIDVHHDGLDHRVTERGSSLSGGQRQRLTLARALLHAAPVLVLHEPTTAVDAVTESAVAQGIADLRHGPETGDFTTVIVTSSPALLAVADRVVLVDGGRVVVEGTHETLLDRPDYTAAVLR, from the coding sequence GTGCACGAGGCGCAACGGACCCGCACCGGCCTGGCCATCCTGTGGCGCACCGTCACCCGCAACGCTCGCCTGCTGACCAGCGGATCCCTGCTCATCTGCGTTCATCAGCTGTGTGAGGCCATGGTTCCGGTGCTCATCGGCGTGCTCATCGACCGCGCCGTGAAGCCCGGCGATGCCACGCAACTGCTGCTGTGGATCGGGGTACTCGCGGCCCTGTTCGTCGCATTGACCTCTGCCTACCGGCTGGGCGCGCGGCACCTGATGCGGGCAATCGCCACCGAGGGACACCAACTGCGGGTCGACCTGGCGGCCCGGATCCTGCACCCGCAGCGTCTGCGCACCACCCAGCGCACCGGTGAACTCCTGTCGATCGCCAGCACCGATGCCGACAACACCTCGTACCTGCTGGACTACATTCCCCGCATCGCCGGTGCGATCACCGCAATCGTGGTGTGCGCAACGGTGTTGCTCACCATCGACGTTCCGCTCGGCCTGGCCGTCCTGCTGGGTACGCCCGTGATCCTGTTCGTTCTGCACTTCGGCGGACCCGTGATCACCCGCAGGGTCGCCGACCAGCAGGAGCTCGCCGGTGAGGCCACCGCGATGTCGGCGGACCTGATCGCGGGGCTGCGTCCCTTGCGGGGGATCGGCGCTGAGCCGGCGGCCGCGCAGCGCTACCGCACGGTGAGCCGCGACGCGCTCGCGGCCAGCATCCGCGCGGCCCGTACCCAAGGTGTGTACCTCGGCTTCTCCACCGCGCTGAGCGCCCTGCTGGCCGTCGGGATCGCCGTGCTCGCAGGCTGGTTCGCGCTGCGCGGGGATATCACCGTCGGTCAACTGATCACCGTGATCGGGCTCGCCCAATTCCTGCTGGAGCCGTTCGGCACCATGGCCGAGGTACCCAGCTGGATCGCGGAGGCGCGAGCCTCGGCCGAACGTGTCGGCTGGATCGAGAATGCGCCGCTCACCCTGTCGCCGGGCGTCGGCACGCTGGGCGCCGGCCCGCATGGAATCGTCCTGGACGGGGTGCGGTACGGCACCCTGCAGGAAATCACGCTGCCTGTCGAGCCGGGCCAATTGGTCGGGGTGGTGACCACCCGGGCCAGTGACGCCGAGGCGATTGTCGCAGTGCTGTCCGGACAATTGGCGCGCGACGACTATGCCGGTGCGATCCGGCTCGGCGGCACAGCCTTGGAAGAGCTCGATCTCGCCGAAGCCCGGCGGGTCCTGCTGGTCGAACCGCACAAAGCCGACCTGTTCACCGGATCGCTGCGCACCAACCTGGTCATCGAGGGCGCGGGCGCGCCGAGGCTGGAGAAGGCGCTGCAGGCGTCCAGCGCGGTCGACGTGATCGATGTGCACCACGACGGGCTCGATCACCGCGTCACCGAGCGCGGCTCCAGCCTGTCCGGCGGTCAGCGCCAGCGCCTCACCTTGGCACGCGCGCTGCTGCACGCGGCGCCCGTGCTGGTGTTGCACGAACCCACCACGGCAGTCGACGCGGTGACGGAAAGTGCGGTGGCCCAGGGCATCGCCGACTTACGACATGGCCCGGAGACGGGCGATTTCACCACCGTCATCGTGACGAGCAGTCCGGCCCTGCTGGCGGTGGCCGATCGTGTGGTGCTGGTCGACGGTGGGCGAGTGGTCGTCGAGGGAACCCACGAGACGCTGCTGGACCGCCCCGACTACACCGCGGCGGTGCTGCGATGA